A single window of Pieris rapae chromosome 4, ilPieRapa1.1, whole genome shotgun sequence DNA harbors:
- the LOC111001287 gene encoding uncharacterized protein LOC111001287, protein MEAHGGLTPSNLWQRGELARRMMGERPSPVPPTRELWPAASVQQPLSISTLHIAYLKDEDLSPRRASTLPPQPYSPTTIPIERDYKPGMCTVGTNTEPLPSLFVRLKKIIKGEERDSNVFPPPIEFTPINRESSSDYDESPLERAFNGIKKVITGAKYRIAPRSDTAESPKIVYDTSKPGDRMVSTFGASESRKWFKLPSRASYVRRLRAVVDCCQRTPRRPPRRNVQPNTLQITQV, encoded by the coding sequence ATGGAAGCACACGGGGGTTTGACGCCTAGTAATCTTTGGCAACGAGGTGAATTGGCACGTCGTATGATGGGAGAGCGGCCGTCTCCGGTACCTCCTACTAGAGAGCTGTGGCCTGCTGCATCTGTACAACAGCCGCTTAGCATTAGCACTTTACATATAGCATATCTGAAAGATGAAGATTTATCTCCGAGAAGAGCATCGACATTACCTCCTCAACCATATTCTCCTACAACGATCCCCATAGAACGTGACTACAAACCTGGAATGTGCACTGTTGGGACAAATACCGAGCCTCTTCCTTCGCTCTTCGTTAgactcaaaaaaattataaaaggtGAAGAGCGCGACTCGAACGTTTTTCCTCCGCCAATAGAGTTTACTCCCATTAATAGGGAAAGTTCTTCGGATTACGATGAATCACCATTGGAGCGCGCGTTTAACGGAATAAAGAAAGTAATTACAGGAGCTAAGTACCGTATAGCACCCCGGTCGGATACTGCCGAAAGTCCAAAAATAGTGTACGACACGTCCAAACCGGGCGATAGAATGGTTTCTACATTTGGTGCTAGTGAATCTAGAAAGTGGTTTAAGTTACCGTCTCGGGCAAGTTACGTTCGGCGGCTTCGAGCGGTTGTTGACTGTTGCCAACGAACACCCCGTCGCCCCCCACGGCGCAATGTGCAACCGAATACCTTGCAGATCACACAGGTGTGA